In one Oryza glaberrima chromosome 2, OglaRS2, whole genome shotgun sequence genomic region, the following are encoded:
- the LOC127761009 gene encoding desmethyl-deoxy-podophyllotoxin synthase-like → MKCSTAQTMAMVQDITGYLCLSLALLLLTLVLHKVARKATGNGAGKPRLPPGPWRLPVIGNLHQIMVGGPLVHRTMADLARRLDAPLMSLRLGELRVVVASSADAAREITKTHDVAFATRPWSSTIRVLMSDGVGLVFAPYGALWRQLRKIAVVELLSARRVQSFRRIREDEVGRLVAAVAAAPAAQPVNVSERIAALISDSAVRTIIGDRFERRDEFLEGLAEAIKITSGFSLGDLFPSSRLASFVGGTTRRAEANHRKNFELIECALRQHEERRAAGAVDDDEDLVDVLLRVQKDGSLQMPLTMGNIKAVVLELFGAGSETSANTLQWAMTELIMNPRVMLKAQAELSNVIKRKQTISEDNLVELKYLKLIIKETLRLHPVVPLLLPRECRETCEVMGYDIPIGTTVLVNVWAIGRDPKYWEDAETFIPERFEDGHIDFKGTNFEFIPFGAGRRMCPGMAFAEVIMELALASLLYHFDWELPDGISPTKVDMMEELGATIRRKNDLYLIPAVRVPLSTVL, encoded by the exons ATGAAGTGCTCGACAGCTCAAACCATGGCCATGGTGCAAGACATCACCGGCTACCTGTGCCTCTCCTTGGCTCTCCTCTTGCTCACTCTCGTCCTCCACAAGGTGGCGAGGAAGGCGACCGGTAATGGCGCCGGCAAGCCGAGGCTTCCGCCGGGGCCGTGGCGGCTGCCGGTGATCGGCAACCTGCACCAGATCATGGTGGGCGGCCCGCTCGTCCACCGCACCATGGCCGACCTGGCGCGCCGGCTGGACGCGCCGCTCATGTCGCTCAGGCTCGGCGAgctccgcgtcgtcgtcgcctcatccgccgacgccgccagggAGATCACCAAGACGCACGACGTCGCGTTCGCGACGCGGCCGTGGAGCTCCACCATCCGCGTCCTGATGAGCGACGGCGTTGGGCTGGTGTTCGCGCCCTACGGCGCGCTGTGGCGGCAGCTCCGCAAGATCGCCGTGGTGGAGCTCCTCAGCGCGCGCCGCGTCCAGTCGTTCCGCCGCATCCGGGAGGACGAGgtcggccgcctcgtcgccgccgtcgccgccgccccggcggcgCAGCCCGTGAACGTCAGCGAGCGGATCGCGGCGCTCATCTCCGACTCGGCGGTGCGCACCATCATCGGCGACCGGTTCGAGAGGCGGGACGAGTTCCTGGAGGGTCTCGCCGAGGCGATCAAGATCACCTCCGGGTTCAGCCTCGGCGACCTGTTCCCGTCGTCGAGGCTGGCCAGCTTCGTCGGCGGCAcgacgcggcgggcggaggcgaACCACCGCAAGAACTTCGAGCTGATAGAGTGCGCTCTCAGGCAGCACGAGGAGCGGagggccgccggcgccgtggacgacgacgaggacctcGTCGATGTGCTTCTCAGGGTTCAGAAGGATGGGAGCCTCCAGATGCCTCTCACCATGGGCAATATCAAAGCCGTCGTCCTG GAACTTTTTGGTGCTGGGAGCGAGACATCAGCTAATACACTTCAATGGGCGATGACTGAGCTCATAATGAATCCAAGAGTGATGCTGAAGGCACAAGCTGAGTTAAGTAACGTCATCAAAAGAAAGCAAACGATATCTGAAGATAACTTAGTTGAATTGAAATACTTAAAACTTATTATCAAAGAGACCTTAAGGTTACATCCTGTAGTGCCACTACTTCTCCCTAGGGAATGTCGGGAGACATGTGAGGTCATGGGTTACGATATCCCCATAGGTACTACTGTGCTTGTTAACGTATGGGCAATAGGTAGAGATCCTAAGTATTGGGAGGACGCTGAGACATTCATACCTGAACGATTTGAGGATGGCCATATAGACTTCAAAGGAACAAACTTTGAATTTATACCGTTTGGAGCTGGACGAAGGATGTGCCCTGGCATGGCATTTGCAGAAGTAATCATGGAGCTCGCTCTAGCCTCATTGCTTTACCACTTTGATTGGGAGCTCCCTGATGGCATCTCGCCAACCAAGGTGGACATGATGGAGGAGTTGGGTGCTACAATTCGAAGAAAGAACGATCTTTACCTTATTCCCGCCGTCCGTGTGCCTTTGTCAACTGTCTTATAG